GATGGGCATGCATTCTGTATATTTTCAATAAATGTGACATGGCTTCAGGTTCATTTCGTGTGTCATTGTAATTGTCCTTTGTTGTGTCGAGTTGTGTTGTCCCAAAGTTTTCTGACACAGCAGCATCACCGTCCGTATCATTCGCGACGCTTAGGTACCGTATCTGGCGCTCGGTTTAATGCATAGCCCGCACGTGTGGAACTATTACGCCGAGGAGAGTGAGACGGCCAGCAAGGGCTACCGGAACGGGAGCTACTGGAAGCGCGGTAAAATGCTGGgaggctgcagcagcaacaacctgATGCTGTACGTCCGGGGCAACAGTCGTGACTACGACCGGTGGGAGGAACAGGGCAACTCGACGTGGGGCTGGAGCGTCTGCACCGGACCGTTCACCTCGCCGTACGGATTGATGAGTCCCAGCTCCTGCAGACCCTGCCAGAGGTATGTCTCGAGGGGGGTCTGGTACGCGTACCGTTCGACGGTGATCGGTCCGTTCCGCCCGTGGTACGGCAGATTCCGGTACTGCGGATCCTGCATGTTCTCCAGCTTCCGGAAGTACGGCAACATATCGTCGTAGCTCCAGCCCGGGTTGCCCTGGTCGCGCCACCCATCGTAGTCTTTCCGGTTGCCGCGCACGAACAGCATCGCGTTGATGGTCGAGCTGCCACCGAGTGCTTTTCCgcggggccaccggcaccgtcggtCCTGCATCGCAAGACAGAACTCGTCCGACGGCTCCGTCCGGAATTGCCAGTCGACGCGTGACATCTGGAGCGTCGGGTACAGGAACGGCAGGTCGGTGAGGAACGTTTCGTCCGTACCGGCCTCGAGCAGTAGCACGTCCCAGTGGCAGATCTCGGACAGCCGAGCCGCCATCACAGCACCGGCCGATCCGGCTCCGATCACCACAAAGTCGTAGATGTCCTGGATGAACGTGTCCGGGATCGGTTGGACGCGATGGTGAAAGTCCACTATGTCCGGACGCTGCAGCCAGATGCTAGcgtcgatcagcagcagaaacacggTGCCGAGCCGCGAGCTGTACAGCAACCGTGTGCGGACCTCGTACGCAGCGATTGAGTTCATCCTGAGGCCTCGACGGGGGTCTCGacggaaacacacacgaaacacgacTGACTCGCGGTGCTGGCCCGCCGGGATTGCTGTTTGCCAATGGCcgacataaacaaaaacattctttGGACCGTACTCTAACTTCGGAGGTAGGGCTCGCTACCGATCCGTTTTAGAACAAGCGTTCTTGGACCTGCGGCCATTCGATTATGAAACTGAAACCCCGAATTGTGATGAAACAATATTAACTCAACTTCTGCGGTGGATCTGTCAGAAACTTCACAAACAATTATTCCGTCGAAAAGCGACACAAACGCAACGCCTTAGAACATCAATCGCTCACGGTGACGGCTCAGCACTCTAGCGACCGCATTAATCGACCCCATTTGCGGCCAATTCTGTCGATGGCAGCAAAAATTCGATCAGCGCGAACACGGAATTCGCATCCGCGGGTTTCCGTCAGTTCCTCGTCAGTGACGGTCGCGGTACGTCGCGTAGTTTGCACATTCGGTTGCCCCTCTCGAGCGCGGTCGGGAATGGCGTTGGGTCCGCTGGACAGCCTGCACACGCGGATGCGCATCATGCTGACGCGCCCGGCGAACGTGttcatcatgctgctgctggacgccTGCATCTGGCTGCAGCGCACGGACGTGGTGgacttccggcaccgggtgcAGGACATTCCGCCGCAGTTCATCTACGACGTGTACGACTTCGTggtggtcggcggcggcagtgccggggccgcggtggccgcccgaCTGTCGGAGGTGTGTGACTggaacgtgctgctgctggaggcggGCACGG
The DNA window shown above is from Anopheles cruzii unplaced genomic scaffold, idAnoCruzAS_RS32_06 scaffold02480_ctg1, whole genome shotgun sequence and carries:
- the LOC128276794 gene encoding glucose dehydrogenase [FAD, quinone]-like, with the protein product MNSIAAYEVRTRLLYSSRLGTVFLLLIDASIWLQRPDIVDFHHRVQPIPDTFIQDIYDFVVIGAGSAGAVMAARLSEICHWDVLLLEAGTDETFLTDLPFLYPTLQMSRVDWQFRTEPSDEFCLAMQDRRCRWPRGKALGGSSTINAMLFVRGNRKDYDGWRDQGNPGWSYDDMLPYFRKLENMQDPQYRNLPYHGRNGPITVERYAYQTPLETYLWQGLQELGLINPYGEVNGPVQTLQPHVELPCSSHRS